Proteins encoded within one genomic window of Actinomycetota bacterium:
- a CDS encoding DUF3618 domain-containing protein: MGKEPEQIREEIEQTREEIGETIEAIGYKADVPSRARDAVSRKKEDIVDSVRSAKDSVVGAVTGAGSTVADGVSDMGSSVAGGVSSVAGGVSSGAHRVGDAVPNPQQVRQTARRGITIAEQNPIGLAIGAAAAGFIAGMFMKPTRLEEEYVAPMAVEARQAIADTAQQAVEHGRQVASQVVSEVATTAQETLQNAGSEEASQLAEEARARMSQVAETAQGNASETPTTPTR, translated from the coding sequence GTGGGCAAGGAACCAGAACAGATAAGGGAAGAGATCGAGCAGACCCGCGAGGAGATCGGCGAGACCATCGAGGCGATCGGGTACAAGGCCGACGTCCCGAGCCGTGCGCGTGACGCGGTGTCGCGGAAGAAGGAGGACATCGTGGACTCGGTACGTTCGGCGAAGGACTCCGTCGTGGGAGCGGTCACGGGCGCCGGCAGCACGGTAGCCGACGGCGTCTCGGACATGGGCTCGTCGGTGGCCGGAGGCGTCTCGTCGGTCGCGGGCGGGGTCTCCTCGGGCGCGCACCGCGTGGGTGACGCAGTACCGAACCCCCAGCAGGTGCGCCAGACCGCCCGGCGCGGCATCACGATCGCCGAGCAGAACCCGATCGGCCTGGCCATCGGGGCCGCGGCGGCCGGGTTCATAGCCGGGATGTTCATGAAGCCGACCCGCCTCGAGGAGGAGTACGTGGCTCCCATGGCGGTTGAGGCGCGGCAGGCGATCGCGGACACGGCCCAGCAGGCCGTGGAGCACGGACGTCAGGTGGCCAGCCAGGTCGTCTCCGAGGTGGCCACCACCGCGCAGGAGACGCTGCAGAACGCCGGGTCGGAGGAGGCGAGCCAGCTCGCCGAGGAGGCGAGGGCGCGGATGAGCCAGGTCGCCGAGACGGCGCAGGGCAACGCTTCCGAGACCCCAACCACGCCGACGCGATGA
- a CDS encoding phage holin family protein, with protein MSKRPPRRSSPPPAVADARLTQQEDDLTDRGLPELLRMLAEQTSTLVKQELDLARAELTQKGKRAGAGFGFLGAAGGLGFFAFACLTAAIVLLISLVLPAWLSALIVAAVYGGAAAALGMRGKDKVQDAAPPVPEQAQESVKQDVESVKEDIRWARNQNR; from the coding sequence GTGAGCAAGCGCCCGCCCCGCCGGAGCTCCCCTCCACCGGCGGTCGCCGACGCGAGGCTGACCCAACAGGAGGACGACCTCACCGATCGCGGGCTCCCGGAGCTGTTGAGGATGCTCGCCGAACAGACATCGACGCTGGTCAAGCAGGAGCTCGACCTGGCCCGCGCGGAGCTGACCCAGAAGGGCAAGCGAGCGGGAGCCGGGTTCGGGTTCCTCGGCGCGGCCGGAGGACTCGGCTTCTTCGCCTTCGCCTGCCTCACCGCGGCGATCGTCCTCTTGATCTCGCTGGTGCTCCCGGCGTGGCTGTCGGCGTTGATCGTCGCGGCCGTCTACGGGGGAGCCGCGGCCGCCCTCGGCATGAGAGGCAAGGACAAGGTCCAGGACGCCGCACCGCCCGTTCCCGAACAGGCACAGGAGAGCGTCAAACAGGACGTGGAGAGCGTGAAGGAGGACATCCGGTGGGCAAGGAACCAGAACAGATAA